One stretch of Oscillospiraceae bacterium DNA includes these proteins:
- a CDS encoding DUF3232 domain-containing protein yields the protein MDMTEQINDLKSNDALSGFEEYHRRIYEMEMKLKVYSAKCMEAEVYRDMRETLDRSRTNQHNIVIMDVGMLNRLAKNENILPVYEGVVSEERPYRRELADAVLEYIRDIIKNRL from the coding sequence ATGGATATGACAGAACAAATAAATGATCTGAAATCAAACGACGCATTGAGTGGTTTTGAAGAATATCACCGCAGAATATATGAAATGGAAATGAAATTAAAGGTTTATTCTGCCAAATGCATGGAAGCGGAAGTATACAGAGATATGCGTGAAACTCTTGACAGAAGCAGAACTAATCAACACAATATAGTCATTATGGATGTAGGGATGTTGAATAGGTTGGCAAAAAACGAAAACATTCTGCCGGTATATGAAGGAGTTGTTTCTGAAGAAAGACCTTATAGGCGAGAACTTGCGGATGCTGTGCTGGAATATATAAGAGATATAATAAAAAATAGATTGTAA
- a CDS encoding integrase, with amino-acid sequence MKIITNDMVKTYEQYLINDEKAKATIEKYVRDVLCFYSSNKNCQITKSMVLEYKNKLLEHYAPSSVNSVLSSLNSFFDFLGWTELKVKTVKIQKQLFANDDKSLTKAEYERLLGAAKNKNNWRLNLIMQSICSTGIRISELKYITVEALSDGKAQLSNKGKTRVIFLPSKLCKVLKQYVKEQKIKSGAVFVTKNGKPLDRSNIWSDMKKLCESAKVLPSKVFPHNLRHLFARTYYSIQKDIVRLADILGHSSVNTTRIYTQENGEIHRQQIQKLGLLRC; translated from the coding sequence ATGAAGATTATAACAAATGATATGGTGAAAACGTATGAACAATATTTGATTAATGATGAAAAAGCAAAGGCAACAATCGAAAAATATGTTAGAGATGTTTTGTGTTTTTATAGTTCGAATAAAAATTGCCAGATCACAAAAAGCATGGTTCTCGAGTATAAAAACAAGTTGCTTGAACATTACGCTCCTTCAAGTGTAAATTCGGTACTGTCTTCACTGAATAGTTTTTTTGATTTTTTGGGGTGGACGGAGCTTAAAGTAAAAACTGTCAAAATCCAAAAACAGCTTTTCGCAAATGATGATAAAAGCTTGACCAAAGCTGAATATGAGCGTTTGCTGGGAGCGGCAAAAAACAAAAATAATTGGCGCTTAAATCTAATAATGCAGAGTATATGCTCTACCGGTATTCGCATTTCGGAACTGAAATATATAACGGTAGAAGCTCTGTCTGACGGCAAAGCGCAATTAAGCAATAAAGGAAAAACAAGAGTTATTTTTTTGCCGTCCAAGCTATGCAAAGTATTAAAGCAGTATGTAAAAGAGCAAAAAATAAAAAGCGGTGCTGTTTTTGTTACCAAAAACGGCAAGCCGCTTGACAGAAGCAATATATGGTCTGATATGAAAAAGCTGTGTGAAAGCGCTAAGGTTTTACCGTCAAAAGTGTTTCCGCATAACCTAAGACACCTTTTCGCCCGGACATATTATTCCATTCAAAAGGATATTGTAAGACTTGCTGATATCCTCGGACATTCAAGCGTAAACACTACACGCATTTATACGCAGGAAAACGGCGAAATTCACAGACAGCAAATACAGAAGCTCGGTCTTTTGAGGTGTTAA